TATCATTATGTTTATTCTTAGAGAAAACAATATTAAACAAACAGATAATTATGAATACAGCAGCTACAAAAATCGCCTTTGACTATATTAATCTTGATTCTTTACCTGACGTATGGAAGATAGCAGCCGAAAAGTTTGGCAATACTGTCGCGTTGCAAGATCCCCACGCTAAACCAGAAGTTATTATCACTTATCAACAGTTACATCAGCAGATTCAGCAGTTTGCTAATGGCTTACAGGCTTTAGATATTCAGCCTCAAGAAAAGATAGCTTTGTTTGCCGATAATAGCCCCCGTTGGTTTATTGCCGACCAGGGAATTATGATGGCAGGGGCGGTAGATGTGGTGCGCTCTTCTGGAGCAGAACAGCAAGAACTAACATATATTTTAGAAAATAGCGATAGTAAGAGCCTAGTGGTCGAGAATTTGAAAACTTTAGACAAGTTACGCTCGAACTTGGCAGATTTACCTATTAAGCTAGTTGTTTTGTTAAGCGACGAGACACCAGACAATGAACAGCAGATTAAAATTATTAACTTTCCGCAGTTGATGGAATTGGGCAAAGATACACAGCTAAAGCCTGTTGAGCAAAATAAAGACACTTTGGCAACCTTACTTTACACTTCTGGCACTACAGGAAAACCCAAGGGAGTAATGCTAAGTCATGGCAATTTATTGCATCAGGTCAACTACATTAAAACTGTATTTCAACCTCAACCAGGGGACATAACTCTTTCTATTTTACCTAGCTGGCACGCTTACGAACGGGCTGGGGAATATTTTTTCATAACTCATGGGACAACACAAATTTACACCAGTATTCGTTACTTTAAGCAAGATTTGAAAAAATTTAAGCCTACCTATATGGTTGGTGTACCTCGTCTTTGGGAATCGCTATACGATGGTGTGCAAAAGCTTTTAGGTGAGCAATCAAAGTCGCAACAAAAGTTAGTTAAATTCTTTCTTAAGCAGTCAGAAAAATACATCATGGCAAAACGAATTGCCGAGGATACCAGCCTAGAACATTTTAAGGCTTCTGCTACAGAGCGATCGCTTGCCAAATTTAAAGCAGCTTCTCTCTATCCTGTTCACGCTTTGGCAGACAAACTTGTTTATCACAAAATTCGCGCTGGCGTGGGTAATATTAAGGCTGTATGTAGCGGTGGTGGTTCTTTGGCTAAATATCTCGATGATTTTTATCAAACCGTAGGTATTGATGTCTTTGTCGGCTATGGATTAACCGAAACTTCGCCGATTACAAATGCTCGTACTCCTAAACATAATGTCAGAGGTTCAGCAGGACAACCTTTACCAGAAACGGAAATCAAAATTGTTGACCCCGAAACTCGCCAAAAATTGCCCCAGGGAGAAACGGGATCGGTTTTAATTCGTGGCGCTCAAGTAATGCAGGGCTATTATGAAAACCCCGAAGCCACAGCCAAGGCAATTGATGCCGAAGGCTGGTTTGATAGTGGTGACTTGGGCTGGCTGTCTCCCTATGATGATTTGGTGCTTACAGGGCGTTCCAAAGATACTATTGTCTTGAGCAATGGCGAAAATATTGAACCTCAGCCTATCGAAGATGCCTGTGTCCGTAGCGTTTATATCGATCAAATTATGCTAGTTGGTCAGGATCAGCGAGCTTTGGGGGCGTTAATCGTACCTAACTTAGAAACCCTGCAACAGTGGATCACAGAACAAAAATTAGACTTACAGCTTCCGAATCAAAGTAGTTTATCTGAACCAGCGATCGCCAATTTATACCGTAATGAGTTAAACCGTGAGGTCAAAAATCGCCCAGGTTATCGCTCAGATGACCGTATTGGCGATTTTCGCTTTGTTATCGAGCCTTTTTCTCAGGCTAATGGCACTATGACCCAGACTTTCAAAGTCAAGCGTCCTGTTGTTAGGGATAAATATCAAAGTTTAATCGACGAAATGTTTACTAATTAATATAGTAATATAGCTGTCTTATCTTGAAGAATTTCCCCAAAAACAATCTAAAAGTAATTTTTTAAGGTACAACTAAAAAGATTAAAAATTCAGGAATAAAACTTAGCTAGACTAAGAAACTGCCTTTAATATTTAAGCTGCAATCAAAATTTAAGAATTTAAGGAGTCAAAATCATGGATTACACAAATGCTAGCTTGCTTTTAAAACGTCCTGTCACCATTAAAGCAATAGTAACGGCTCAGTGGAAAGAAGAAGTAAATCAACAGTTACAACAGCAATTAACTCAGCTAGACCAGCAAATGCAGCAGTTAGAAATGCAGGGCAAAAGAACAATTGAAGAGATTTCTAAGCAAGCCCAAGATCCTGCTAATCTTCAGATGAAAAAACAGGTAGAAAATATTCAGGGGCAAGTCAATCAAAAAAAAGCAGAGATGCTAGAAAAGAAAAATAACTTTTTGCAGCAGCTACAGCAGATTCAGCTATTAGATTTAGACCAAGAGGTAGTTCAAGCTCAAATGGAAAGCTTTTTTCGTCTAGAAAAAGGCGATAACCTAGTTAGAAAACTAAACGTAGAGGTTGTACTACGAGATGGAGTAGTTGAAGACATTAGAGGCGATCTATAAACAATGATCAACCTCGACAGTTTACTCAACGGGTCATAGACCCGCAACGTAACTGTCTCGCAATTACCAATTACCAATTACCAATAAATGATCAATGACTAATAAATGATGAATAGCCAACAAAACCTTTACTTCATAAAACAAAATAAGATGATAGTGAAAGCAGCCAGAAAATTAAACTTTTCTAAAGACTCTTGTTTTCAATAGACGATACCCTGAAAATTAAGAAAGAGAATTGGTACGTATTGAGGAAGCAAGTTGAGTAATAAAGCGATCGCCCGTCGCCCTGCAAGAGTTATATGTTTAGGGGAAATATTGTTTGATTGTCTTGCTGACGAGCTAGGAAAGTCGATGTCTGAAGTCACATCTTGGACTCCTTATCCAGGAGGCGCACCTGCAAATGTTGCCTGCGCCTTGACTAAGTTGGGAACTCCTTCGGCTTTTGTGGGCTGCGTAGGCAAAGATGCTGAGGGTGAAGAACTAGTTCAATTGCTTCAGTCTATAGGAGTTAATACTTCTGGCATTCAATAT
This DNA window, taken from Pleurocapsa sp. FMAR1, encodes the following:
- a CDS encoding AMP-dependent synthetase/ligase, translating into MNTAATKIAFDYINLDSLPDVWKIAAEKFGNTVALQDPHAKPEVIITYQQLHQQIQQFANGLQALDIQPQEKIALFADNSPRWFIADQGIMMAGAVDVVRSSGAEQQELTYILENSDSKSLVVENLKTLDKLRSNLADLPIKLVVLLSDETPDNEQQIKIINFPQLMELGKDTQLKPVEQNKDTLATLLYTSGTTGKPKGVMLSHGNLLHQVNYIKTVFQPQPGDITLSILPSWHAYERAGEYFFITHGTTQIYTSIRYFKQDLKKFKPTYMVGVPRLWESLYDGVQKLLGEQSKSQQKLVKFFLKQSEKYIMAKRIAEDTSLEHFKASATERSLAKFKAASLYPVHALADKLVYHKIRAGVGNIKAVCSGGGSLAKYLDDFYQTVGIDVFVGYGLTETSPITNARTPKHNVRGSAGQPLPETEIKIVDPETRQKLPQGETGSVLIRGAQVMQGYYENPEATAKAIDAEGWFDSGDLGWLSPYDDLVLTGRSKDTIVLSNGENIEPQPIEDACVRSVYIDQIMLVGQDQRALGALIVPNLETLQQWITEQKLDLQLPNQSSLSEPAIANLYRNELNREVKNRPGYRSDDRIGDFRFVIEPFSQANGTMTQTFKVKRPVVRDKYQSLIDEMFTN
- a CDS encoding YlqD family protein, which produces MDYTNASLLLKRPVTIKAIVTAQWKEEVNQQLQQQLTQLDQQMQQLEMQGKRTIEEISKQAQDPANLQMKKQVENIQGQVNQKKAEMLEKKNNFLQQLQQIQLLDLDQEVVQAQMESFFRLEKGDNLVRKLNVEVVLRDGVVEDIRGDL